In the Vanessa cardui chromosome 10, ilVanCard2.1, whole genome shotgun sequence genome, one interval contains:
- the LOC124533050 gene encoding trypsin, alkaline C-like, whose amino-acid sequence MYVITLLALVTAAIAAPNALAPSIVDESATGTLEPRIVGGSDANIEDYPFMAVILVSNEDYIQIRFQPFCGGSLITTRAVLTAAHCFLSPPPLYSNRVALAPIAGPNYIVPDNSTVTATGWGVLEYGGEPSDILQQVDIKKVNHDICRENYAELQSLLGELEVPNVTSEMVCAGILGVGGKDACQGDSGGPLLHQGVIIGVTSWGHQCAHPKHPGVYVNVPSYTSWIVDNA is encoded by the exons ATGTACGTAATAACACTGTTAGCTCTCGTTACAGCCGCCATCG CGGCACCAAACGCACTAGCTCCAAGTATCGTCGATGAATCAGCAACAGGCACACTCGAACCGCGCATTGTTGGAGGATCTGATGCTAACATAGAAGATTACCCTTTTATGGCTGTTATTTTAGTATCTAACGAAGACTACATTCAAATTCGTTTTCAACCCTTCTGCGGTGGATCTTTAATAACTACCAGAGCTGTCCTTACCGCAGCCCACTGTTTCCT CTCGCCACCCCCGCTGTATTCCAACCGCGTTGCTCTTGCCCCAATTGCTGGACCCAACTACATCGTCCCAGATAACTCTACCGTCACCGCTACCGGATGGGGGGTACTTGAG TACGGTGGTGAACCATCAGACATCCTTCAACAAGTCGATATAAAAAAAGTGAACCATGATATCTGCAGAGAAAATTACGCCGAACTGCAGTCTTTGCTTGGCGAACTTGAAGTTCCCAATGTAACATCAGAAATGGTATGCGCTGGCATTTTGGGCGTTGGTGGCAAAGACGCCTGCCAAGGTGACTCAGGAGGGCCTCTTCTCCACCAAGGCGTCATAATTGGAGTTACCTCTTGGGGACATCAATGTGCCCATCCGAAGCATCCCGGTGTCTATGTTAACGTACCTTCTTATACTAGTTGGATTGTTGATAATGCGTAA